From a single Sphingomonas sp. IW22 genomic region:
- a CDS encoding MATE family efflux transporter, whose translation MTPAPAPLAVEARRILGLAWPVMLTSLNWTILHLTDVIVVGMAGTHEVAALGASRAITYIGIVVVLGWLSGVIVAVSRADGAGDLPETGRVLHEGLVLGLILGLASGAILFVLAHPLLLLVGVAPDLAPAAASVVRVMALAYPFQLVSIAASFFLEGVSRPRRVMVIQLSVLPVNALLAWAWSGGHLGLPAWGAVGAAAATATASALGAAGMLWAAWTLPRAVERGVRRLGDLRWSGVVSLLNFGAVPALASGLELAGFSILIALSTQLGEPTAHAFQIVFSVHNVTFGVALGLGSAAGVRVGNAIGEGLPGEAGRRAAIAAGLAALLTGLMALAILIALRPIVSIFPAEGAVHAIAVAMLLPWAPFILFDGLQVVFVYALRSLGDQVAAGVNGIIAFFLVTGSIGWLLVRGGAGPTGLVWASAAGMVMGALLNGGRLWWVSRRAVA comes from the coding sequence ATGACCCCCGCGCCCGCTCCCCTTGCCGTCGAGGCGCGCCGCATCCTGGGCCTGGCGTGGCCGGTGATGCTGACCAGCCTGAACTGGACCATCCTGCACCTGACCGACGTGATCGTGGTCGGCATGGCCGGCACGCATGAAGTGGCCGCGCTGGGGGCCAGTCGCGCCATCACCTATATCGGCATCGTCGTCGTGCTGGGCTGGCTGTCGGGCGTCATCGTCGCGGTGTCACGCGCCGACGGGGCGGGCGACCTGCCCGAAACGGGCCGTGTGTTGCATGAAGGGCTGGTGCTGGGCCTGATCCTGGGCCTGGCGAGCGGTGCGATCCTGTTCGTACTGGCGCATCCGTTGCTGCTGCTGGTCGGGGTCGCGCCCGATCTGGCGCCCGCCGCCGCATCGGTCGTGCGGGTGATGGCGCTCGCCTATCCGTTCCAGCTCGTCTCCATCGCCGCCAGTTTCTTTCTGGAGGGGGTCAGCCGCCCGCGCCGGGTGATGGTGATCCAGTTGTCGGTGCTGCCGGTCAATGCGCTGCTGGCATGGGCGTGGTCGGGTGGTCATCTGGGCTTGCCCGCATGGGGCGCGGTGGGGGCAGCGGCTGCGACCGCGACGGCATCGGCGCTGGGCGCGGCGGGCATGTTGTGGGCTGCATGGACCCTGCCCCGCGCGGTCGAGCGCGGCGTGCGGCGGCTGGGCGACCTGCGCTGGTCAGGGGTGGTCAGCCTGCTCAATTTCGGCGCGGTGCCGGCGCTGGCGTCGGGACTGGAACTGGCGGGCTTTTCCATCCTGATCGCCCTGTCGACGCAGTTGGGAGAGCCGACGGCCCACGCATTCCAGATCGTTTTTTCGGTCCATAACGTGACCTTCGGCGTCGCGCTGGGGCTGGGATCGGCGGCGGGGGTGCGCGTCGGCAATGCGATCGGCGAAGGGTTGCCGGGCGAAGCGGGCCGCCGCGCGGCGATTGCGGCGGGGCTGGCCGCGCTGCTGACCGGGCTGATGGCGCTGGCCATCCTGATCGCGCTGCGGCCCATCGTCTCGATCTTTCCCGCCGAAGGGGCCGTGCACGCCATCGCGGTGGCGATGCTGCTGCCATGGGCGCCCTTCATCCTGTTCGACGGATTGCAGGTCGTGTTCGTCTATGCGCTGCGGTCGCTGGGCGATCAGGTGGCGGCAGGGGTCAACGGGATCATCGCCTTTTTCCTGGTGACAGGCAGCATCGGCTGGCTGCTGGTGCGCGGCGGTGCGGGGCCGACGGGGCTGGTCTGGGCGTCGGCGGCAGGCATGGTCATGGGTGCGCTGCTGAACGGCGGGCGGCTGTGGTGGGTCAGCCGCCGGGCCGTCGCCTAG
- a CDS encoding DUF2218 domain-containing protein yields MTVSSIARVPTEHGSRYLQQLCKHWSHNLAVEFSDDRGVITFPRDARGADWPGDAVATFDASADMLEIRIDASAGGQLEALKGAVERHVDRFAFREAPLRYDWQDSR; encoded by the coding sequence TTGACCGTCAGCAGCATCGCCCGCGTGCCGACCGAGCATGGATCGCGCTATCTTCAGCAGCTGTGCAAGCATTGGAGCCACAATCTGGCGGTCGAGTTCAGCGACGACCGCGGCGTGATCACCTTTCCACGCGATGCGCGTGGGGCGGACTGGCCGGGTGATGCAGTCGCGACGTTCGATGCGTCCGCCGACATGCTGGAAATTCGGATCGACGCGAGCGCCGGGGGGCAGTTAGAAGCGCTGAAGGGGGCGGTCGAGCGGCATGTCGACCGATTTGCCTTCCGCGAGGCGCCGCTCCGCTATGATTGGCAGGACAGCCGCTGA
- a CDS encoding SLC13 family permease produces the protein MAIDQILTLFVLAAVVAAMIWDKVRADVVALTGAAVLLMTGVVRPVEVQGAFASPAIIALASLFVIAYALELSGLLDRAIAMAVAMCRRLGALGIWLLLGMIGILSSFLNSTPIVVLGAPVVRDVATTLGLSPKRFLIPLSYITILMGCCTLIGTSTNLLVDDMASLAGQSRFGIFEITPVGVPVAIVGGLYLMLVSRRLLGGRFEADAPEGGVAIDESHINSAQIGNAALFAEKRPLRPAHAAIALGVFVGAILLATIGVAPIAATAFAGAVLLILLRVISADEAYSGLRPEILILIAGMVVIGIAMEESGLAAEASRMLIATVNGLDPLVALIVLYALTMVLTELLSNATVAVLVTPVAVALAESLAVSPRPFLVAVMMSASAAFATPFGYQTNVIVYQMGRYRYMDFVRVGLPLNLITGAAAIAAIRVFFPF, from the coding sequence ATGGCGATCGACCAGATACTGACGCTGTTCGTGCTTGCTGCGGTGGTGGCGGCGATGATCTGGGACAAGGTGCGTGCCGATGTCGTCGCGCTGACGGGCGCGGCTGTGCTGCTGATGACGGGCGTGGTGCGCCCGGTCGAGGTGCAGGGCGCCTTTGCCAGCCCGGCGATCATCGCGCTCGCTTCGCTGTTCGTCATTGCGTATGCGCTTGAGTTATCCGGCCTCCTGGACCGCGCGATCGCGATGGCGGTGGCGATGTGCCGGCGGCTGGGGGCGCTGGGCATCTGGTTGCTGCTGGGAATGATCGGCATCCTGTCCAGCTTCCTCAATTCGACGCCGATCGTCGTGCTGGGCGCGCCGGTGGTGCGCGACGTGGCGACGACATTGGGCCTGTCGCCCAAGCGGTTCCTGATCCCGCTGTCCTACATCACCATCCTGATGGGCTGTTGCACGCTGATCGGCACGTCGACCAACCTGCTGGTCGACGACATGGCCAGCCTGGCAGGGCAGTCGCGGTTCGGCATTTTCGAAATCACGCCGGTGGGCGTTCCGGTGGCGATCGTCGGCGGGCTGTACCTGATGCTGGTCAGCCGCCGCCTGCTGGGCGGGCGGTTCGAGGCGGATGCGCCGGAGGGCGGGGTCGCCATCGACGAAAGTCACATCAACAGCGCCCAGATCGGCAATGCCGCACTGTTCGCGGAAAAGCGCCCGTTGCGCCCGGCCCATGCGGCAATTGCGCTGGGCGTGTTCGTGGGGGCCATCCTGCTGGCGACGATCGGTGTCGCGCCGATCGCGGCGACCGCATTTGCCGGGGCGGTGCTGTTGATCCTGTTGCGCGTCATCAGCGCCGATGAAGCCTATTCGGGACTGCGCCCCGAAATCCTGATCCTGATCGCGGGCATGGTGGTGATCGGCATCGCCATGGAGGAGAGCGGGCTGGCGGCAGAGGCGTCGAGGATGCTGATCGCCACGGTCAACGGGCTGGACCCGCTGGTCGCGCTGATCGTGCTCTATGCGCTGACCATGGTGCTGACCGAGCTGTTGTCGAACGCGACGGTGGCCGTGCTGGTCACGCCGGTCGCGGTTGCACTGGCCGAAAGCCTGGCGGTCAGCCCCCGCCCGTTCCTGGTGGCGGTGATGATGTCGGCCAGCGCCGCCTTTGCCACGCCGTTCGGGTACCAGACCAACGTCATCGTCTATCAGATGGGGCGATACCGCTATATGGATTTCGTGCGCGTCGGATTGCCGCTGAACCTGATTACGGGTGCGGCGGCGATTGCGGCGATCCGGGTGTTCTTTCCCTTCTAG
- a CDS encoding glycosyltransferase family 4 protein, translated as MQPDALRIALYSGNYNYVRDGANQALNRLVAYLLDAGVTTRAYSPTVEEPAFPATGDLVDVPAFALPGGRGEYRLGKGLPASVRADLETYRPDIVHIAAPDWSGHRILSWARARGIPTLASLHTRFETYPRYYGLGFLEPLATRLSARFYNRADRVMVPSPGMASLLHEWGVTTPIGIWSRGIDHDRFNPARRDLAWRRSLGIADDEVAVGFLGRLVLEKGLGIFAEVIAELKRRGVRHKVLVIGEGPARSWFAERVPDAVFTGFQSGDDLGRAVAGMDVFFMPSVTETFGNVTTEAMAAGVPVVAARATGAIDLVEPGVTGFLVPPTDVGAYADAIQRLIDDPALRRQAGEAGHRAARRYVWDTANQAVLDAYHDMLCRRRDG; from the coding sequence ATGCAGCCAGACGCGCTTCGGATCGCCCTTTACAGCGGCAACTACAACTATGTTCGCGACGGCGCCAATCAGGCGCTCAACCGTCTTGTCGCCTATCTTCTGGATGCGGGCGTCACCACGCGCGCCTATTCCCCGACGGTCGAGGAACCGGCCTTTCCGGCGACGGGCGATCTGGTCGACGTGCCGGCCTTTGCGCTGCCGGGCGGGCGCGGCGAATATCGGCTGGGCAAGGGATTGCCGGCATCCGTTCGCGCTGATCTGGAAACCTATCGCCCCGATATCGTCCATATCGCCGCCCCCGACTGGAGCGGGCACCGCATTTTAAGCTGGGCGCGCGCGCGTGGCATTCCCACGCTGGCATCGTTGCACACGCGGTTCGAAACCTATCCCCGCTATTACGGCCTCGGCTTTCTGGAGCCGCTGGCGACGCGGCTGTCGGCGCGATTCTATAACCGGGCGGACCGGGTGATGGTGCCCAGCCCCGGCATGGCGAGCCTGTTGCACGAATGGGGCGTGACGACGCCGATCGGCATCTGGTCGCGCGGGATCGACCATGACCGCTTCAATCCTGCGCGCCGCGACCTGGCGTGGCGAAGGTCGCTGGGTATCGCCGACGATGAAGTGGCAGTGGGCTTTCTGGGCCGGCTGGTTCTGGAAAAGGGACTGGGCATCTTTGCCGAGGTCATTGCCGAGCTGAAGCGGCGCGGCGTCCGGCACAAGGTGTTGGTCATCGGTGAAGGCCCGGCGCGCAGCTGGTTCGCCGAACGGGTGCCCGACGCGGTCTTTACCGGCTTTCAGTCGGGCGACGATCTGGGCCGCGCGGTGGCGGGCATGGACGTGTTCTTCATGCCCAGCGTCACCGAAACCTTTGGCAATGTGACGACAGAGGCGATGGCGGCGGGCGTGCCCGTTGTCGCCGCGCGCGCGACCGGGGCGATCGATCTGGTCGAACCGGGCGTCACCGGCTTCCTGGTGCCACCCACCGATGTCGGCGCCTATGCCGACGCGATCCAGCGCCTGATCGACGATCCGGCGCTGCGCCGCCAGGCGGGCGAAGCGGGGCACCGCGCGGCCCGCCGCTATGTCTGGGATACCGCCAACCAGGCCGTGCTGGACGCCTATCACGACATGCTGTGCAGACGCCGCGACGGCTGA
- a CDS encoding replication-associated recombination protein A, protein MTDSLFAGTPVRPLAELLRPASIAEVIGQEHLTGPDGPLGRMLAQQRLSSFVLWGPPGVGKTTIARLIAREAGYEFKQLSAVSTGIADLRKAIAAASSLRNISNRQTAVFIDELHRFSRPVQDAMLPAIEDGTFTLIGATTENPSFSLVSALLSRAKVFTLKRLSPADLDQVIARAERHFDASLPLDAGARDALIAMADGDARYLLGLCDDLFAIGADAPLDTEQLAAIVQSRAPLYDKGQEEHFNLLSCFHKSLRGSDVDAAMYWAARMLSGGEDPAVIFRRLSCAASEDVGMADPNAMVQVVTAWQAFERVGLPEGRLFLAQAIAYVATAPKSNAAYLAFDSAMALARKTGSLPPPKHILNAPTALMKELGYHQGYQYDHDRPDAFSGQEFYPDEIVATNPAPLYAPNERGFERDIRRRLAFWSARRKSGR, encoded by the coding sequence ATGACCGATTCGCTGTTCGCCGGCACCCCGGTGCGCCCGCTGGCCGAATTGCTGCGCCCAGCCAGCATTGCCGAGGTGATCGGGCAGGAACACCTAACCGGGCCGGACGGGCCGCTCGGCCGAATGCTGGCGCAACAGCGCCTCTCCTCCTTCGTCCTGTGGGGGCCGCCCGGCGTCGGCAAAACGACCATCGCCCGCCTGATCGCGCGTGAGGCAGGCTATGAATTCAAGCAGCTTTCCGCCGTCTCGACCGGCATTGCCGACTTGCGAAAGGCGATTGCGGCGGCATCCTCGCTTCGCAACATATCGAATCGCCAGACGGCGGTGTTCATCGACGAACTGCATCGCTTTTCCCGGCCGGTTCAGGACGCGATGCTGCCCGCGATCGAGGACGGCACCTTCACACTGATCGGCGCAACGACCGAAAACCCCAGCTTCAGCCTGGTCTCCGCGCTGCTGTCGCGGGCCAAGGTCTTCACGCTCAAGCGGCTCAGCCCCGCCGACCTCGATCAGGTCATCGCGCGGGCGGAGCGGCATTTCGATGCATCGCTGCCGCTGGATGCGGGCGCGCGCGACGCGTTGATCGCCATGGCCGATGGCGATGCCCGCTATCTGCTGGGCTTGTGCGACGACCTGTTCGCGATTGGCGCGGATGCGCCGCTTGATACCGAACAGCTGGCCGCCATCGTCCAGTCGCGCGCGCCCTTGTACGACAAGGGGCAGGAAGAGCATTTCAACCTGCTCAGCTGCTTTCACAAAAGCCTGCGCGGCAGCGATGTCGATGCCGCGATGTACTGGGCCGCGCGCATGTTGTCGGGGGGTGAGGACCCGGCCGTAATCTTTCGCCGCCTGTCCTGCGCCGCGTCGGAGGATGTGGGCATGGCCGACCCGAACGCCATGGTTCAGGTCGTCACCGCGTGGCAGGCGTTCGAGCGAGTCGGCCTTCCCGAAGGGCGGCTGTTTCTGGCGCAGGCCATCGCCTATGTCGCGACCGCGCCCAAATCCAACGCGGCCTATCTGGCGTTCGACAGCGCGATGGCGCTTGCCCGCAAGACCGGCTCGCTCCCCCCGCCAAAGCATATATTGAACGCACCGACCGCGCTGATGAAGGAACTGGGCTATCATCAGGGCTATCAATATGATCACGACCGGCCCGACGCCTTTTCTGGCCAGGAATTCTATCCCGACGAAATCGTCGCGACCAACCCGGCGCCGCTTTACGCCCCCAATGAACGCGGCTTCGAACGCGACATCCGCCGGCGGCTGGCCTTTTGGTCCGCGCGCCGCAAATCGGGGCGTTAG